In Phreatobacter stygius, a genomic segment contains:
- a CDS encoding MFS transporter, with amino-acid sequence MVHRIDVHRLADEATWNRFHTTVLVWCFVIIVFDGYDLAVGGIALPNIMKDMAVDATQAGFMLSSALFGMMFGAMGLGWVADRYGRRVGLSLSVLFFSVFTAAAGFTSDPVTFSVMRFLAGLGIGGAIPAAAAQITEYSPKKVRGMIFTVMTCGYAVGSILAAVLGKTLIDAYGWQTVFIAAGLPVLLIPFIMKYMPESLPFLIKHRDDAHLREVVGKIRPGLKLGPQEEFLVPDEDKAAGAPVARLFQEGRGFSTAMFWIAYITCLFMLYALSSWLVKLMAMAGYSLGSALNFLLAFNSGAIVGAIGGGWLSDKLNIKWVLFCGFLTAAVSLTALGYGVQPLLLVVAVVGASTLGTQILAYAYTAQFYPAAIRSTGVGFASGIGRFGAIAGPIGIGVLVSLNLSLQQNFMVIAAVGLVGAVAVALINHRRSASTQDQDTTKPVVAVAVAAGAPATRN; translated from the coding sequence ATGGTGCATCGCATCGACGTTCACAGGCTGGCCGACGAGGCGACCTGGAACCGCTTTCACACCACGGTTCTGGTGTGGTGTTTCGTGATTATCGTGTTCGACGGCTATGACCTGGCCGTTGGCGGCATTGCGCTGCCCAATATCATGAAGGACATGGCCGTCGACGCGACACAGGCGGGCTTCATGCTGAGTTCCGCCTTGTTCGGCATGATGTTCGGGGCAATGGGTCTCGGCTGGGTGGCCGACCGATACGGACGCCGGGTTGGCCTCTCGCTCAGCGTCTTGTTCTTCAGCGTCTTCACCGCGGCCGCCGGGTTCACCAGCGATCCCGTTACCTTCAGCGTCATGCGGTTCCTGGCTGGCCTTGGCATCGGCGGGGCCATTCCAGCCGCGGCCGCTCAGATCACCGAATATTCGCCGAAGAAGGTTCGCGGCATGATTTTCACGGTGATGACCTGTGGCTACGCGGTCGGCAGCATCCTTGCCGCCGTGCTCGGCAAGACACTGATCGACGCCTATGGGTGGCAGACGGTGTTCATCGCCGCCGGCCTGCCGGTGCTGCTGATCCCGTTCATCATGAAATATATGCCGGAATCCCTGCCGTTCCTGATCAAGCACCGGGACGACGCGCATCTGCGCGAGGTCGTCGGCAAGATCCGGCCGGGATTGAAGCTCGGACCGCAGGAAGAGTTCCTGGTGCCCGACGAGGACAAGGCGGCGGGCGCCCCGGTCGCGAGGCTGTTCCAGGAGGGCCGCGGCTTCAGCACGGCGATGTTCTGGATTGCTTACATCACCTGTCTGTTCATGCTCTACGCGCTCAGTTCCTGGCTGGTCAAATTGATGGCGATGGCCGGCTACAGCCTGGGCTCCGCGCTGAATTTCCTGCTGGCGTTCAACAGTGGTGCGATTGTCGGCGCGATCGGGGGCGGCTGGCTCTCGGACAAGCTCAACATCAAATGGGTGCTGTTCTGCGGTTTCCTGACCGCGGCCGTTTCCTTGACCGCGCTGGGTTATGGCGTCCAGCCGTTGCTGCTGGTGGTCGCCGTGGTCGGCGCATCGACGCTCGGCACCCAGATCCTGGCCTATGCCTATACGGCGCAGTTCTACCCGGCGGCGATCAGGTCGACCGGCGTCGGTTTCGCTTCGGGCATAGGGCGCTTCGGTGCGATCGCAGGCCCGATCGGCATTGGCGTGCTGGTCTCGTTGAACCTGTCGCTGCAGCAGAACTTCATGGTCATCGCGGCGGTCGGCCTGGTCGGCGCCGTTGCGGTGGCATTGATCAATCACCGGCGTTCCGCATCGACGCAGGACCAGGATACGACAAAGCCGGTCGTGGCGGTGGCCGTTGCGGCCGGCGCGCCGGCCACGCGCAACTGA
- a CDS encoding IS110 family transposase, whose product MQGKEASKQETEGKSTVGIDVSKSWLDIHVLPGGETHRFANAELGIRQLKRWLQRFDLALVVVEATGKWHRQVRRSLHASGVPVAVVDPYRVRMFARATGTLAKTDRLDARVLALFARAMNPAQRPPAPEALDALNELVSARDAAVDEQTALKNQRHAVTDKFLIRHLAHRLTRIAKAIEAIAGEIAKRIAADPCLARRHDILISIPSFGPAVATTLVAALTELGTCNIKQISLLAGLAPIADDSGERQGVRVIWGGRSRVRRVLYLAALSATRCNADMKSFHDRLIAKGKKPKCALIAVARKLVVLANTLIAQDRTWATHAPKQA is encoded by the coding sequence ATGCAAGGCAAGGAAGCGTCCAAACAAGAGACCGAAGGCAAGTCTACCGTGGGAATCGACGTCAGCAAGAGCTGGCTCGACATCCACGTTCTGCCCGGCGGGGAGACCCACCGTTTTGCCAATGCCGAGTTGGGCATCCGGCAGTTGAAGCGCTGGCTTCAGCGCTTTGATCTGGCGCTGGTCGTGGTCGAGGCGACCGGCAAGTGGCACCGCCAGGTTCGCCGAAGCCTGCATGCCTCGGGCGTGCCGGTTGCCGTGGTCGATCCTTATCGCGTGCGCATGTTCGCGCGTGCCACGGGCACCTTGGCCAAGACCGACCGGCTCGATGCCCGCGTGTTGGCCCTGTTCGCGCGGGCCATGAACCCGGCCCAGCGACCGCCGGCACCGGAAGCCCTCGATGCGCTCAATGAGTTGGTCAGCGCCCGCGATGCGGCCGTCGACGAACAGACAGCCCTCAAGAACCAGCGGCACGCGGTCACCGACAAGTTCCTGATCCGCCATCTCGCTCACCGTCTCACCCGGATCGCCAAGGCTATCGAAGCCATCGCCGGCGAGATCGCCAAACGCATCGCGGCCGATCCATGCCTGGCCAGACGCCACGACATTCTGATCTCGATCCCTTCGTTCGGCCCGGCGGTCGCCACGACCCTGGTGGCCGCCCTGACCGAGCTGGGGACCTGCAACATCAAACAGATCAGCCTGTTGGCGGGACTAGCCCCGATCGCCGATGATTCGGGTGAACGACAGGGCGTCCGCGTCATCTGGGGCGGACGCTCCCGGGTGCGCCGCGTTCTCTACCTGGCGGCGCTCTCGGCCACGCGCTGCAACGCCGACATGAAAAGTTTCCACGACCGCCTGATCGCCAAGGGCAAGAAGCCCAAATGCGCCCTCATCGCCGTGGCTCGAAAGCTCGTCGTCCTCGCCAACACCCTTATCGCTCAGGACCGCACTTGGGCCACTCACGCTCCAAAACAGGCTTGA
- a CDS encoding helix-turn-helix domain-containing protein, producing the protein MDMDMDMGMGMDMGMDARSPRRFDLTSILSPDNLSMIVTPERVVYAGLIGSPLKRTLGSIAIYASIGAPFLIRTAGSDWRTTCFAVIPPYQAHDLVSTDKIVCSLHVEPESIDRTAAAELMAMDGDDQAGAVTCAAFRALVDGKATCAASTPEIDCVFFGTSLPGRSMDPRIARAVAMMQREAHDLACAKGYARLAGVSLSRFVHLFTLEVGTSFRRFRAWKRARSFLSLVRDSGNLTDIALEAGYPDSTHFSHSIRKIYGLRPKDILAGGRRLSVIRLSRAKSSHV; encoded by the coding sequence ATGGACATGGACATGGACATGGGCATGGGCATGGACATGGGCATGGACGCGCGCAGCCCGCGCCGGTTCGATCTGACCTCGATCCTCTCGCCCGACAATCTCAGCATGATCGTGACGCCCGAGCGCGTCGTCTATGCCGGATTGATCGGATCGCCGCTGAAGCGGACGCTCGGGTCGATCGCGATCTATGCCTCGATCGGCGCTCCCTTCCTGATCCGCACGGCGGGCTCCGATTGGCGGACGACCTGTTTCGCCGTGATCCCGCCCTATCAGGCACATGACCTGGTTTCGACCGACAAGATCGTCTGCAGCCTGCATGTCGAGCCGGAAAGCATCGATAGGACGGCGGCCGCGGAACTGATGGCGATGGACGGCGATGACCAGGCCGGTGCCGTCACCTGTGCGGCTTTCCGGGCGCTGGTCGATGGCAAGGCGACATGTGCCGCGTCGACCCCCGAAATCGACTGTGTCTTCTTCGGCACGAGCCTGCCTGGGCGATCGATGGATCCGCGCATAGCGCGTGCGGTGGCGATGATGCAAAGGGAGGCGCATGACCTGGCCTGCGCCAAAGGTTATGCACGCCTCGCCGGGGTGTCGCTCTCGCGCTTTGTCCATCTTTTCACCTTGGAGGTCGGCACGTCGTTTCGCCGCTTCCGTGCCTGGAAGCGGGCCCGCAGTTTCCTTTCGCTGGTTCGCGACAGCGGCAACCTGACCGACATCGCGCTGGAGGCCGGCTACCCGGACTCGACCCATTTCAGCCATTCGATCCGCAAGATCTACGGCCTGAGGCCCAAGGATATTCTGGCCGGAGGACGGCGCCTCTCGGTCATCCGGCTATCCCGAGCCAAGTCGTCTCATGTGTAA
- a CDS encoding TetR/AcrR family transcriptional regulator: MVSIDDSERPAARRARPVAARRGGKAKETAGSRERILDVAASLFRRRGYKSTTVRDIAEDVGILSGSLFYHFRSKEEILLEIMRAASILNCREAARIVGRPADPMTQLRELIELEITFTIGERNRDFQTVLYDEWREVPETAKPEFLAFRRTYRDFWRQVLNACHAGGRLRCDPHAAELIIHASIIGMIRWYEPAGPFGLDEFGGILASLVAAD, encoded by the coding sequence ATGGTGAGCATCGACGATAGCGAGCGTCCTGCCGCACGCCGGGCCCGGCCGGTCGCGGCACGGCGCGGCGGCAAGGCGAAGGAAACGGCCGGGTCTCGCGAACGCATCCTCGATGTCGCCGCGTCGCTGTTTCGCCGGCGCGGTTACAAGAGCACCACGGTGCGCGATATCGCCGAAGACGTCGGCATCCTCTCCGGCAGCCTGTTTTATCATTTCCGCTCGAAGGAAGAGATCCTGCTGGAAATCATGCGGGCCGCCTCCATCTTGAACTGCCGGGAGGCGGCGAGGATCGTCGGCCGGCCGGCCGATCCGATGACCCAGTTGCGCGAGCTGATCGAGCTCGAGATCACCTTCACGATCGGCGAACGCAATCGGGATTTTCAGACCGTTCTCTACGATGAATGGCGCGAGGTGCCGGAGACCGCGAAGCCTGAATTCCTCGCTTTCCGCAGGACATACCGGGATTTCTGGAGACAGGTGCTGAATGCCTGCCACGCCGGCGGGCGGCTGCGCTGCGATCCGCACGCCGCCGAGCTGATCATCCACGCTTCCATCATCGGGATGATCAGGTGGTATGAACCGGCCGGACCGTTCGGCCTCGACGAGTTCGGCGGCATTCTGGCAAGCCTCGTCGCGGCCGACTGA
- a CDS encoding acyclic terpene utilization AtuA family protein has product MTATTGKTIRIGGASGFWGDSSVGTPQLVGKGEIDYLVFDYLAETTMAILAAMRAKQPELGYATDFVDIAMRGSLRDIVAKGIKVVSNAGGINPRGCAAALAALAAELDVKLVIAVVEGDDISPLLPELRAAGQRDMFSGGPLPDKILSANAYLGAFPIAEALRQGADVVITGRCVDSATTLGPLIHEFGWTTGDYDLLAAGSLAGHIIECGCQATGGLHTDWDQVEDWANIGYPIVECRADGRFAVSKPPGTGGLITPAVIAEQLLYEIGDPAAYMLPDVVCDFRDVTIERTAKDQVLVSGTRGLPPTGSYKVSATYADGYRTAGTMIIIGVDAVAKARRTGEAILERTRSIFRALNIADFGATNIEVIGGETLYGPHARTTQAREVMMRVTVSHRDRKALEIFGREIAPAGTSWAPGTTGPAGARPSASPLIKQVAFTLPKRQVAISLTVAGKTAPVDVPLDGGYAGPVAREPETVAKPRAVPGGVVRLPLVRLAYARSGDKGDISNIGVIARDPKFLPVILDQVTPARVKDYFSHLVKGQVQRFPVPGINAVNFLLHEALEGGGPASMRMDPLGKGMAQMLLDMEIEVPEAIIAKPAG; this is encoded by the coding sequence ATGACCGCAACGACAGGCAAGACCATCCGTATCGGCGGCGCTTCCGGGTTCTGGGGCGACAGCTCCGTCGGCACGCCGCAGCTCGTCGGCAAGGGCGAGATCGACTACCTCGTCTTCGACTATCTCGCCGAGACGACAATGGCGATCCTCGCGGCGATGCGGGCCAAGCAGCCCGAGCTTGGTTATGCCACCGACTTCGTCGACATCGCCATGCGCGGCAGCCTCAGAGACATTGTCGCCAAGGGCATCAAGGTCGTCAGCAATGCCGGCGGCATCAATCCCAGGGGATGCGCCGCGGCGCTCGCGGCGCTGGCCGCCGAACTCGACGTCAAGCTCGTCATTGCCGTCGTCGAAGGCGACGACATCAGCCCGCTGCTGCCGGAACTGCGCGCCGCCGGCCAGCGTGACATGTTTTCCGGCGGCCCGCTGCCCGACAAGATCCTCAGCGCCAATGCCTATCTCGGCGCATTTCCGATCGCCGAGGCCCTGCGCCAAGGGGCCGATGTGGTGATCACCGGGCGCTGCGTCGACAGTGCCACCACACTCGGGCCGCTGATCCACGAGTTCGGCTGGACAACGGGCGATTACGACCTGCTTGCCGCCGGCAGCCTCGCCGGCCACATCATCGAGTGCGGCTGCCAGGCGACCGGCGGCCTGCATACCGATTGGGACCAGGTCGAGGATTGGGCCAATATCGGCTATCCGATCGTCGAATGCCGTGCCGACGGCCGCTTTGCCGTCAGCAAGCCGCCCGGCACCGGCGGGCTGATCACGCCCGCGGTGATCGCCGAACAATTGCTCTATGAGATCGGCGATCCGGCCGCCTACATGCTGCCGGACGTCGTCTGCGATTTCCGCGACGTGACGATCGAACGGACGGCCAAGGACCAGGTGCTGGTCAGCGGCACCAGGGGCCTGCCGCCAACCGGTTCCTACAAGGTGTCCGCCACCTATGCCGACGGTTATCGGACCGCCGGCACGATGATCATCATCGGGGTCGATGCCGTCGCCAAGGCGCGGCGCACCGGCGAGGCAATCCTGGAGCGCACCCGTTCGATCTTCCGCGCTCTCAACATCGCCGACTTCGGCGCGACCAATATCGAGGTGATCGGCGGCGAGACGCTTTACGGCCCGCATGCGCGCACCACGCAGGCGCGCGAGGTCATGATGCGCGTCACGGTCAGCCATCGCGACAGGAAGGCGCTGGAGATCTTCGGGCGGGAGATTGCCCCCGCCGGCACGTCCTGGGCGCCCGGCACGACGGGCCCGGCCGGCGCCCGTCCCAGCGCTTCACCGCTGATCAAGCAGGTCGCCTTCACGCTGCCGAAACGCCAGGTGGCGATCAGCCTGACCGTTGCCGGCAAAACCGCGCCGGTCGACGTGCCGCTGGACGGCGGCTACGCGGGCCCGGTGGCGCGAGAGCCCGAAACCGTCGCGAAACCGCGCGCGGTTCCGGGGGGCGTCGTGAGATTGCCGCTGGTCAGGCTCGCTTATGCCCGCAGCGGCGACAAAGGCGATATCTCCAATATCGGCGTGATCGCGCGCGATCCTAAATTCCTGCCGGTCATCCTCGACCAGGTCACGCCGGCGCGGGTCAAGGACTACTTTTCCCACCTGGTGAAGGGCCAGGTGCAGCGTTTCCCTGTCCCCGGCATCAATGCCGTGAATTTCCTGCTTCACGAGGCGCTCGAAGGCGGCGGTCCGGCTTCCATGCGCATGGATCCGCTCGGCAAGGGCATGGCGCAAATGCTGCTCGACATGGAGATCGAGGTTCCCGAAGCGATCATCGCCAAGCCGGCCGGCTGA
- a CDS encoding enoyl-CoA hydratase/isomerase family protein: MNTPAPVLHEKRDAAFWITLNRPDKRNAIDRGIIDGVAEGYRLAHADPEVRVIVITGAGDQAFCAGGDLQPGKGFVFDHASPTAPYADLLRLGWNANLPVIARINGACMAGGTGLLGMADMAVSVDTAQFGLPEVKIGVFPMQILSLLQTLVHPRILREWCLTGEPFDANTALAAGLVNYVVPAGELDAKTDWLVRRVAGKSPTAIRRGKYAMRALASMSFEQSIAFTEGQLAILAQTEDAQEGLAAFNEKRKPVWTGR; this comes from the coding sequence ATGAACACCCCTGCCCCAGTCCTGCATGAAAAGCGTGACGCCGCCTTCTGGATCACGCTCAATCGACCGGACAAGCGCAATGCGATCGACCGTGGCATCATCGACGGTGTCGCGGAAGGCTATCGCCTTGCCCATGCCGACCCCGAGGTGCGGGTCATCGTGATCACCGGTGCCGGCGACCAGGCGTTCTGCGCCGGCGGCGATCTGCAGCCCGGAAAGGGTTTCGTCTTCGACCACGCCAGCCCGACCGCGCCCTATGCCGATCTTCTGCGGCTCGGCTGGAACGCCAACCTGCCGGTGATCGCCCGCATCAATGGCGCCTGCATGGCGGGCGGAACCGGCTTGCTCGGCATGGCCGACATGGCGGTGAGCGTCGATACCGCCCAGTTCGGCCTGCCGGAGGTCAAGATCGGCGTCTTCCCGATGCAGATATTGAGCCTGCTGCAGACCCTGGTGCATCCGCGCATCCTCAGGGAATGGTGCCTCACGGGCGAGCCGTTCGACGCCAACACGGCGCTCGCCGCGGGCCTGGTCAATTACGTCGTTCCGGCCGGGGAACTGGATGCCAAGACCGACTGGCTGGTGCGCCGCGTCGCCGGCAAGTCGCCGACCGCCATCCGGCGCGGCAAATATGCGATGCGCGCGCTGGCTTCCATGAGCTTCGAGCAAAGCATCGCCTTCACCGAAGGCCAGCTCGCCATTCTCGCGCAGACCGAGGATGCGCAGGAAGGCCTCGCGGCCTTCAACGAGAAACGCAAACCGGTCTGGACCGGTCGCTGA
- a CDS encoding acetyl/propionyl/methylcrotonyl-CoA carboxylase subunit alpha, whose protein sequence is MLTPFRKILIANRGEIALRVMRTAKAMGFRTVAVFSEADRDGLHVRGADQAVAIGGSLPGQSYLNIENIIAAARRSGADAVHPGYGFLAENAAFAAACRDAGLIFIGPSPEAIVAMGNKAGAKRLMLAAGVPCIPGYQGEDQSPATLKAEAAKIGFPVMIKASAGGGGRGMRLVETSGQFDGALASAQSEAQGAFGNPEVILEKAVVDPRHIEIQIFADRHGHAIHLGERDCSIQRRHQKVIEEAPSPAVSPDLRAQMGAAAVAAAKAIDYEGAGTLEFLLDSQGRFYFMEMNTRLQVEHPVTEAITGLDLVELQLRVAGGEALPVTQADITFRGHAIEARLCAENTTQGFVPQSGRIALWRAPPALRVEHALESGGEISPYYDSMIAKVISFGETREEARRKLVGGLEDMVALGLHTSQKFLINCLEHRVFAEGGATTGFVGDHGEDLTGAVTHGERSLSLAGVLLYATATGHGMSELAHRLPVAFRFEMDGQPAIANVSLEAGNTFQVAIGEHRHAVHILALDGATVRFEIDGVIETAAYVRDGLLLLVGYRGAAFRIDDLTHAAAAAHDGRARDGKIKALMNGRVMAVQAAVGDLVQAGQPIITLEAMKMEHVHTAPITGRVAAILAELGDQVSIGRLVAEVEPADAAVAADAVK, encoded by the coding sequence ATGCTGACCCCTTTTCGCAAGATATTGATCGCCAACCGCGGTGAGATCGCGCTGCGCGTCATGCGCACCGCCAAGGCCATGGGCTTTCGCACCGTCGCCGTGTTCTCCGAGGCCGATCGCGACGGGCTGCATGTGCGCGGCGCCGACCAGGCCGTGGCGATCGGCGGCTCGCTTCCGGGGCAATCCTATCTCAACATCGAAAACATCATCGCCGCGGCCAGGCGCAGCGGTGCCGATGCGGTGCATCCGGGCTACGGCTTTCTCGCCGAAAATGCCGCCTTTGCGGCAGCCTGTCGTGACGCCGGACTGATCTTCATCGGCCCGTCGCCGGAAGCCATCGTCGCCATGGGCAACAAGGCCGGCGCCAAGCGGCTGATGCTGGCTGCCGGTGTGCCCTGCATCCCCGGCTATCAAGGCGAGGACCAGTCACCCGCAACCCTGAAGGCGGAGGCGGCAAAGATCGGTTTTCCGGTGATGATCAAGGCCTCGGCCGGCGGCGGCGGGCGCGGCATGCGCCTGGTCGAGACTTCAGGGCAATTCGACGGCGCATTGGCCAGCGCCCAATCGGAGGCGCAAGGCGCCTTCGGCAATCCCGAGGTCATCCTCGAAAAGGCGGTTGTCGATCCCCGCCATATCGAAATCCAGATCTTCGCCGACCGCCATGGCCATGCCATCCATCTCGGCGAACGCGACTGCTCGATCCAGCGCCGCCACCAGAAGGTTATCGAGGAGGCGCCATCGCCGGCGGTTTCGCCCGACTTGCGGGCGCAGATGGGTGCGGCCGCCGTCGCCGCCGCCAAGGCGATCGACTATGAGGGCGCCGGCACGCTGGAATTCCTGCTCGACAGCCAAGGCCGCTTCTACTTCATGGAAATGAATACCCGGCTGCAGGTCGAACACCCGGTCACCGAAGCGATCACCGGGCTCGATCTGGTCGAGCTGCAATTGCGGGTCGCCGGCGGCGAGGCATTGCCGGTGACCCAGGCCGACATCACCTTCCGCGGGCATGCGATCGAAGCCAGGCTCTGTGCCGAGAACACCACGCAAGGTTTCGTGCCGCAGAGCGGGCGGATCGCCTTGTGGCGCGCACCGCCGGCGTTGCGCGTCGAGCATGCGCTGGAATCCGGCGGCGAGATCTCGCCCTATTACGACTCGATGATCGCCAAGGTGATCAGTTTCGGCGAAACCCGCGAGGAAGCGCGCCGCAAGCTGGTTGGCGGCCTGGAAGACATGGTCGCGCTCGGCCTCCATACCAGCCAGAAGTTCCTGATCAACTGCCTGGAGCACCGAGTCTTCGCGGAAGGCGGAGCGACGACGGGTTTTGTCGGCGATCATGGCGAGGACCTGACCGGCGCGGTCACCCATGGCGAGCGCAGCCTGTCGCTTGCCGGCGTCCTGCTCTACGCGACCGCAACCGGGCACGGCATGTCCGAACTCGCGCACCGGCTGCCGGTGGCCTTCCGCTTCGAAATGGACGGCCAGCCCGCCATCGCCAACGTGTCCCTCGAGGCCGGAAACACCTTCCAGGTCGCCATCGGCGAGCATCGCCACGCGGTCCATATTCTCGCCCTGGATGGCGCTACGGTGCGGTTTGAAATCGACGGCGTCATCGAGACGGCAGCCTATGTCCGCGATGGTCTGCTGCTGCTTGTCGGGTATCGGGGCGCAGCCTTCCGCATCGACGATCTCACCCATGCCGCCGCTGCGGCGCATGACGGCCGAGCCCGCGACGGCAAGATCAAGGCCTTGATGAATGGCCGCGTCATGGCGGTGCAAGCAGCGGTCGGCGACCTGGTCCAGGCTGGCCAGCCGATCATCACGCTCGAGGCAATGAAGATGGAGCACGTCCATACCGCGCCGATCACCGGGCGGGTGGCAGCCATCCTGGCCGAACTCGGGGATCAGGTCTCGATCGGACGACTGGTTGCCGAGGTCGAGCCGGCCGACGCGGCGGTGGCCGCCGATGCCGTAAAATGA
- a CDS encoding acyl-CoA carboxylase subunit beta: MTHIESTISASSETFQANRAGMLDLLGRVRALEERTRRASAAAKEKFEKRQQLLPRERVALLLDPGAPFLELCTLTGYRLDNPDPDKSVPGGGVIAGIGIVAGRRVMVTASDSGIDAGALQPKGLDKQLRVQEVALENKLPYVQLVESAGANLMTYRVEEFVKGGNLFRNLARLSAAGLPVVTVTHGSSTAGGAYQTGLSDYVVMVRGRTRAFLAGPPLLKAATGEIATEEELGGAEMHATISGLGDYLAEDDRDAIRIARQIIAGIDWHRAGPSEPKHQAKPPRYDREELLGIMPMDHKRPINMKEVIARIVDDSAFLELGAGYGSATVCGTARIEGLPIGIITNNGPIDPAGAMKATHFIQSCCQARTPILYLNNTTGFMVGRHYEEAGMIKHGSKMIQAVTNATVPQITLFCGASFGAGNYGMCGRGFHPRFCFSWPNAKTAVMGGEQAAQTMANVAEAAMKRKGGEVDQEQLAKLSQRITQNFDGQVDVFATSAQVLDDGVIDPRDTRAILAQVLSICLEADQREPQKMQFSVARP; the protein is encoded by the coding sequence ATGACCCACATCGAATCGACCATCTCGGCAAGCAGCGAGACATTCCAGGCCAACAGGGCCGGGATGCTGGACCTGCTCGGGCGCGTGCGCGCATTGGAGGAACGGACCCGCCGCGCCTCGGCGGCCGCCAAGGAGAAGTTCGAAAAGCGCCAGCAGTTGCTGCCGCGCGAGCGGGTCGCACTGCTGCTCGATCCGGGCGCACCGTTTCTCGAACTGTGCACGCTGACCGGCTACCGGCTCGACAACCCGGATCCGGACAAGAGCGTGCCCGGCGGCGGCGTCATCGCCGGGATCGGCATCGTCGCCGGTCGCCGCGTGATGGTCACCGCATCCGACTCCGGCATCGATGCCGGCGCGCTGCAGCCAAAGGGGCTGGACAAGCAGTTGCGCGTCCAGGAAGTCGCACTCGAAAACAAGCTGCCCTATGTCCAGCTGGTCGAAAGCGCCGGCGCCAACCTGATGACTTACAGGGTCGAGGAGTTCGTCAAGGGCGGCAATCTGTTCCGCAATCTTGCCCGGCTCTCCGCCGCCGGCCTGCCGGTCGTGACCGTCACCCACGGGTCGTCGACCGCTGGCGGCGCCTACCAGACCGGGCTTTCCGACTATGTGGTGATGGTGCGCGGACGCACGCGCGCCTTTCTGGCCGGACCGCCACTGCTGAAGGCCGCGACCGGTGAAATCGCCACGGAAGAAGAACTCGGCGGCGCCGAAATGCATGCGACGATCTCAGGTCTCGGCGATTACCTCGCCGAAGACGACCGGGACGCCATCCGCATCGCGCGCCAGATCATTGCCGGCATCGACTGGCACCGCGCCGGCCCAAGCGAACCAAAACACCAGGCAAAACCGCCACGCTACGATCGCGAGGAACTGCTCGGCATCATGCCGATGGACCATAAGCGGCCGATCAACATGAAGGAGGTGATCGCCCGCATCGTCGACGACTCGGCGTTTCTCGAGCTCGGCGCCGGCTACGGCAGCGCCACCGTCTGCGGCACGGCGCGGATAGAAGGCCTGCCGATCGGCATCATTACCAATAACGGGCCGATCGACCCGGCCGGCGCAATGAAGGCGACACATTTCATCCAGTCCTGTTGCCAGGCGCGCACCCCGATCCTCTATCTGAACAACACGACCGGTTTCATGGTCGGCCGGCACTATGAAGAAGCCGGCATGATCAAGCACGGCTCGAAAATGATCCAAGCGGTGACCAATGCGACGGTGCCGCAGATCACGCTGTTTTGCGGCGCCTCGTTCGGCGCCGGCAATTACGGCATGTGCGGCCGCGGCTTCCACCCGCGCTTCTGCTTCTCCTGGCCGAACGCCAAAACCGCCGTCATGGGCGGCGAGCAGGCCGCCCAGACCATGGCCAATGTCGCCGAAGCGGCCATGAAGCGGAAGGGCGGCGAGGTCGACCAGGAGCAGTTGGCCAAACTGAGCCAGCGGATCACGCAGAATTTCGACGGCCAGGTGGATGTCTTCGCCACCAGCGCGCAGGTGCTCGACGACGGTGTCATCGACCCCAGGGATACCCGCGCGATCCTCGCCCAGGTCTTGTCGATCTGCCTGGAAGCCGACCAGCGCGAACCGCAGAAGATGCAGTTTTCGGTCGCCCGGCCATAG